A region from the Methanothermobacter tenebrarum genome encodes:
- a CDS encoding cobaltochelatase subunit CobN produces the protein MNKILAITTINNTISLKDALNKIKDKYGDILKIKKIYLDKYEDPKVPLDDIKKDIMESDVILVDIRGDERLGRELPHLLAGEKKTVISLVWGSQRILSLTRMGKLNLKELIKEFQKKGANIDPLIREDELKNIIEIHGSEEIKEDLKRWLRILEYYKQGDPENLKNMLLYILREYCNTKIGKIPKPEKMPKYGLYHPYKGIYKDLEEYKAASGFNPELDTVGILFYSGMHFDDTRPLVESLYENLYDKVNCIMVFSDGIEHNIKALREYMMDIDLFINLQYFQLHGGPYGGDPKITYQLLEEINAPYLICLRGYETDLDEWETSDESLKPMEVILAVILPELDGGIEPFFTAAMRTKDDKDLGEVRIVEVVPERMEKFSKRILNWLKLKNKENHEKKIAIIIYNYPPGEGNLGNAGYLDVFKSLERFLKKLKKHGYKVKIPEKNLKDLLLENGIMNTPRYLERSGHHLNIEEYTSWFNKLPEKIQENIIEYWGEPPGNIMTDQEGITLPILDLGRIYLCVQPSRGVHEDPENYHSKDLPPHHQYLAFYHYLEDILKVDALIHFGMHGTLEFTPGKEIGLSSSCYPDLLIGTTPNIYYYWVGNTSESTIAKRRSYALCISHASPPMRPSNLYGEYLILEDLIEQYKEDKEKETLKLIEEKAKTLNMPTDLNEIEKELQRMKKRLIPSGLHYMDREWSLKEKIDYLLGVLRFDREYPSILKILSKKFKKASPEKLEKEAKKALKNILEGKIPEYLPKDYIEWVKKLSNTINFSSESKSLIKALNAEYIKPNRGGDPIKDPETYPTGYSMFAFDPMKIPTVASENRGRKAAELLIKQHLKEHGEYPESIGIILWGFETLKTGGDTISMILELLGLRLTRKYGPWVKKFEVIPLEELGRPRIDVLVNICGIFRDTLGTQIDLLNRAFKQVAELNEPEEMNYIRKHYLEDKSLARVFGPSPKEYATNLPQLIENSSWDEEGELSDAYTDCMSYAYLPDGIRREDEILKKHLARVDLVTQERDNVEYEVTDLDHYYEFLGGLSSSVKACKGKEATIKVIDSTEEELYIEDLDKTIERAARTRILNPRWLNGMLKHEFHGAKHIRDRIEHLLGFSATTNKVENWIYENVADKLILDPKMRKKLIENNPFATIEIGEILLESERRGYWKTSKEKIQKIRETLISIEYKLE, from the coding sequence TTGAATAAAATATTGGCAATCACCACAATAAATAATACAATATCCCTCAAGGACGCCTTGAACAAGATAAAGGACAAGTATGGGGACATCCTAAAAATCAAGAAAATATACCTTGACAAGTATGAGGACCCAAAAGTGCCCCTAGATGATATAAAAAAGGATATCATGGAATCTGATGTTATACTAGTTGATATAAGGGGTGATGAACGCCTAGGCAGAGAACTACCCCACCTATTAGCCGGTGAAAAAAAGACAGTCATCTCACTAGTCTGGGGAAGCCAAAGGATACTCAGCCTCACAAGAATGGGAAAACTAAACTTGAAAGAACTCATCAAAGAATTCCAGAAAAAAGGAGCCAATATAGACCCACTCATAAGAGAAGACGAACTTAAAAATATAATAGAAATCCATGGCTCAGAGGAAATCAAAGAAGACCTTAAAAGATGGCTCAGAATCCTAGAATATTATAAACAAGGCGACCCTGAAAACCTCAAAAACATGCTACTCTACATACTAAGAGAATACTGCAACACAAAGATAGGAAAGATACCTAAACCAGAAAAAATGCCCAAATATGGACTCTACCACCCATACAAAGGAATCTACAAAGACTTAGAAGAATATAAGGCCGCCTCTGGTTTCAACCCGGAACTAGACACGGTTGGCATACTATTCTATAGTGGAATGCACTTTGATGACACAAGACCACTCGTAGAATCACTCTACGAAAACCTCTATGATAAAGTAAATTGTATAATGGTCTTCTCAGACGGCATCGAACACAACATAAAAGCCCTCAGAGAATACATGATGGACATCGACCTCTTCATAAACCTACAATACTTCCAACTCCACGGCGGCCCATATGGAGGCGACCCCAAAATTACCTACCAATTACTGGAAGAAATCAATGCCCCTTATCTTATATGCTTGAGGGGTTATGAGACAGATCTTGATGAATGGGAGACCAGCGACGAAAGTCTTAAACCGATGGAAGTAATATTAGCTGTGATTTTACCAGAATTAGATGGTGGGATTGAACCATTTTTCACGGCAGCTATGCGGACAAAAGATGACAAGGACCTTGGAGAAGTCAGAATAGTTGAAGTAGTCCCTGAAAGGATGGAAAAATTCTCCAAAAGAATCCTTAACTGGTTAAAACTCAAAAATAAAGAGAATCATGAAAAAAAGATCGCCATAATCATCTATAATTATCCTCCAGGGGAGGGCAATCTCGGGAATGCAGGATACCTCGACGTCTTCAAAAGCCTTGAAAGGTTCCTCAAAAAACTCAAAAAACACGGATACAAAGTCAAGATACCAGAAAAAAACCTTAAAGATCTTCTATTAGAAAATGGTATCATGAACACTCCAAGATACCTCGAAAGGTCAGGTCATCATCTCAACATAGAAGAATATACCAGCTGGTTCAACAAACTCCCAGAAAAAATCCAAGAGAATATAATAGAATACTGGGGCGAACCCCCAGGGAATATAATGACAGACCAAGAAGGGATAACATTACCCATACTCGACCTTGGAAGAATATATCTTTGTGTGCAACCTTCAAGGGGAGTCCATGAGGACCCAGAAAATTACCATAGCAAGGACTTGCCTCCACACCATCAATATCTAGCATTTTACCACTATCTTGAAGATATTCTTAAAGTAGATGCCCTAATACATTTTGGAATGCACGGAACACTGGAATTCACCCCAGGCAAAGAAATAGGCCTTTCAAGTTCATGCTACCCAGACCTACTGATAGGCACAACACCCAACATATACTATTACTGGGTGGGTAACACCTCAGAGTCGACCATAGCAAAAAGAAGATCCTATGCACTCTGCATTTCACATGCATCACCTCCAATGAGACCATCAAACCTATACGGAGAATATCTAATACTTGAAGACCTCATAGAACAATACAAAGAAGATAAAGAAAAGGAAACCCTCAAACTCATAGAAGAAAAAGCCAAAACATTAAACATGCCCACCGACTTGAACGAAATCGAAAAAGAACTCCAAAGGATGAAAAAACGCCTAATACCATCAGGCCTACATTATATGGACAGAGAATGGAGCCTAAAAGAAAAAATAGATTATCTCTTAGGAGTTTTAAGATTTGATAGGGAATATCCATCAATACTCAAAATACTATCCAAAAAATTCAAGAAAGCGTCACCAGAAAAGTTGGAAAAAGAAGCCAAAAAAGCACTGAAAAATATCCTAGAAGGCAAAATCCCAGAGTACCTGCCAAAAGATTACATAGAATGGGTGAAAAAACTCTCTAATACCATCAACTTCTCATCAGAGAGCAAATCGCTCATAAAAGCCTTAAATGCCGAGTACATCAAACCCAACCGGGGCGGGGATCCCATAAAAGATCCGGAAACATACCCCACAGGTTATAGTATGTTTGCATTCGATCCAATGAAAATACCAACAGTAGCATCAGAAAACAGAGGGCGCAAAGCCGCAGAACTCCTAATCAAACAACACCTAAAAGAACATGGAGAATACCCCGAAAGTATAGGAATAATCCTATGGGGATTCGAAACCCTCAAAACCGGCGGAGACACAATATCAATGATACTAGAACTTCTAGGACTCCGCCTAACAAGAAAATACGGGCCATGGGTCAAAAAATTCGAGGTAATCCCATTAGAAGAACTTGGAAGGCCCAGAATCGATGTATTAGTGAATATCTGCGGAATATTCAGGGACACACTAGGCACCCAGATAGACCTACTAAACAGGGCATTCAAACAAGTAGCAGAACTCAACGAACCAGAAGAAATGAACTACATAAGAAAACATTATCTTGAAGACAAATCCCTCGCAAGGGTATTCGGACCCTCACCAAAAGAATATGCCACTAACCTCCCCCAGCTCATTGAAAACAGCTCCTGGGACGAAGAAGGAGAACTATCAGACGCCTACACAGATTGCATGTCCTATGCATACTTGCCAGATGGCATAAGGAGAGAGGATGAAATCCTAAAGAAACACTTGGCACGTGTCGACCTCGTAACCCAAGAGAGAGACAATGTTGAATATGAGGTCACAGACCTTGACCATTACTATGAATTCCTCGGCGGACTTTCAAGTTCAGTAAAAGCATGTAAAGGCAAAGAAGCCACCATAAAAGTCATAGATTCGACCGAGGAAGAACTATACATTGAAGACCTTGACAAGACGATTGAAAGGGCTGCCAGAACTCGTATACTTAACCCCAGATGGTTAAATGGCATGCTAAAACATGAATTTCACGGTGCAAAACATATCAGGGACAGGATAGAACATCTACTAGGATTTTCAGCCACCACAAATAAAGTTGAAAACTGGATATATGAAAACGTAGCCGACAAGTTAATACTCGATCCAAAAATGAGAAAAAAACTCATAGAAAACAATCCATTCGCCACCATTGAAATTGGCGAAATACTACTCGAAAGCGAAAGAAGAGGATACTGGAAAACCTCAAAAGAAAAAATCCAAAAAATCAGGGAAACGCTAATATCAATAGAATACAAACTAGAATAA
- a CDS encoding Mur ligase family protein: MKFKCTTASLAGRLARFIVKLGRGMGRSFPGYLFLRIGGFDCLRELSKRSKIGNILITGTNGKTTTTKMLCLLLKKDSSVSCNFDSNTVNAVATGLLGGKAEFGIFEYGIRTAKYSMPDTVCKYVDPIGVIYTTISREHTMVAGEKNPFREYFKAKRLLSAPMKKGFIICNADDPRTAFIGMEKEKDVQVAYYGLEVGLEDETPLSAPVHCPICEEKLEYSKRYLNHRGIYRCKCGFSRPEPHVKLTRLSKKDKKWEIEISSETCNYTSQKRISSKFKLEVPNFGIHNLYNFLCASTAYITFTPHPENIKETIIKTAQELEKFTLPPGRFEIFKLGDKTVGIGQGDNGDALKANLQVHPSDEMTLIYTTPDKGEDEIFQDHLRVIKSAKPMKIHVFPGRESTSAARNYYKTIKEYFDASFHPISNKEMDKKIDEILGIIDESSTESVMVSGCGPEHLFWNKLKSKFKSTFI; the protein is encoded by the coding sequence ATGAAATTTAAATGCACTACAGCGAGTTTAGCTGGGAGATTGGCTCGTTTCATAGTCAAGCTTGGAAGAGGTATGGGTAGGAGTTTCCCAGGCTACCTATTCCTTAGAATAGGTGGTTTTGATTGTCTAAGGGAACTTTCAAAAAGATCGAAAATTGGCAATATACTCATAACCGGGACTAATGGTAAAACAACAACCACAAAAATGTTATGCTTGCTTTTAAAGAAAGACTCTTCAGTCTCATGCAACTTCGACAGCAACACAGTAAATGCTGTTGCAACTGGATTACTCGGTGGAAAAGCCGAGTTCGGAATATTCGAGTATGGTATAAGAACAGCTAAATATTCCATGCCAGATACAGTCTGCAAATATGTGGATCCAATAGGCGTCATATACACAACAATCTCAAGGGAACATACAATGGTCGCTGGAGAAAAAAACCCGTTCAGAGAATATTTTAAGGCCAAGAGATTGCTTTCAGCTCCAATGAAAAAAGGTTTTATAATTTGTAACGCCGATGACCCAAGAACAGCCTTCATTGGGATGGAAAAAGAAAAAGACGTCCAAGTGGCCTATTATGGCCTTGAGGTGGGCTTGGAGGATGAAACACCGCTAAGCGCACCAGTTCATTGTCCAATATGCGAGGAAAAACTAGAATATTCAAAAAGGTACTTGAACCATCGGGGAATATACAGGTGCAAATGTGGATTTTCAAGGCCAGAGCCACACGTCAAATTAACAAGACTATCCAAAAAGGACAAAAAATGGGAAATAGAAATTAGTAGTGAAACATGCAATTATACAAGCCAAAAAAGGATATCATCAAAATTCAAATTAGAAGTTCCAAATTTCGGCATACACAACCTCTACAATTTCCTTTGCGCATCCACAGCTTATATAACATTCACACCCCATCCAGAAAATATAAAAGAAACAATAATAAAAACAGCCCAGGAACTTGAAAAATTCACCCTACCACCTGGAAGATTTGAAATTTTCAAATTAGGTGACAAGACTGTGGGGATAGGCCAGGGAGACAATGGAGACGCGCTAAAAGCCAATCTCCAGGTCCATCCATCAGATGAGATGACGCTTATCTATACTACCCCAGACAAAGGGGAAGATGAAATATTCCAAGATCACCTAAGGGTTATCAAATCCGCAAAGCCTATGAAAATTCATGTTTTCCCAGGGAGAGAATCAACCTCTGCCGCGAGAAATTATTATAAGACCATTAAAGAATATTTCGACGCCAGTTTCCATCCGATTTCAAATAAGGAGATGGACAAGAAAATAGATGAAATCCTCGGAATCATAGACGAGTCATCTACAGAATCTGTCATGGTCAGTGGCTGCGGACCAGAACACCTATTCTGGAACAAATTAAAATCAAAATTTAAATCAACCTTTATTTAG
- the metG gene encoding methionine--tRNA ligase: MKKIFITCALPYANGPTHLGHLRSTYIPADIYARYNRLKGREVLFVCATDEHGTPIAVKAEKESRDPLDVATHYYKMIRRDLEACDISFDNFSRTSNPLHHRIAQKFFLNLYEKDFIYEKDIKQLYCNECQRFLPDRYVEGECPYCGAEGARGDHCEACGRHLEPLQLVNPKCMICGSKPEVRKSRHYFFRLSKFQDKILEWIKSNKNLPANVRNYALQWVKEGLKDWILTRDMEWGIPVPLKEAKGKIIYVWGEAFLGYISSAVEWSEKTGKDWKEYWDDTVIHFIGKDIIYHHAIFWPALLMAYGCKLPDNIIAGEYLSLEGKKMSTSKNWVVWTSEFLERFESDILRYYLTINAPLTRDTDFSWEDFQRRVNDELADILGNFLHRTFSFTNRFYDGRIPEANLEDEDIKIIEDIKKAKENIENAIERFNFREGLVEIIGLAKKGNKYFNDQEPWKTIKEDPERAAACIFTCNQLAKAIGSFLRPYMPRKSAKILEILNLEGASWDDATTPIKSGHEIRKAKPLFAKIQEKIIEEEKRKLHQKTKTREDVNIEDFAKLDLRVGRILEASKIKGSDKLLKLKVDLNDRKIQVVAGIGSKYSPNELIGKKVIVLANIKPTRLFGIKSEGMILATEEKMGLLTVEDGKIGERIK; the protein is encoded by the coding sequence TTGAAAAAAATATTCATCACTTGCGCACTTCCATATGCAAATGGTCCAACGCACCTTGGACATCTAAGATCAACATATATACCAGCAGATATATACGCTCGCTACAATAGGCTGAAAGGGAGGGAAGTCCTATTCGTATGTGCAACAGATGAACATGGAACACCAATAGCTGTCAAAGCCGAGAAAGAATCAAGGGACCCACTAGATGTGGCGACCCATTATTATAAGATGATCCGACGCGACCTTGAAGCATGTGACATATCATTTGATAATTTTTCACGTACAAGCAACCCTTTACATCATAGAATAGCCCAGAAATTCTTCCTAAACCTCTATGAAAAAGATTTCATCTATGAAAAGGATATAAAACAATTATATTGCAATGAATGTCAACGTTTTCTCCCTGACAGGTACGTTGAAGGTGAATGTCCATACTGCGGGGCTGAGGGGGCTCGAGGAGACCACTGCGAAGCCTGCGGCAGACACCTCGAACCCCTACAATTAGTTAACCCTAAGTGCATGATATGCGGCTCAAAACCAGAAGTCAGAAAATCTAGACACTATTTTTTCAGGTTAAGCAAATTCCAGGATAAGATTCTCGAGTGGATAAAATCAAATAAGAACTTGCCTGCAAATGTTAGAAACTATGCACTACAATGGGTCAAGGAGGGCTTGAAGGATTGGATACTTACAAGGGACATGGAATGGGGCATACCAGTCCCCCTTAAGGAAGCCAAGGGGAAAATAATCTACGTCTGGGGGGAAGCATTCCTAGGCTATATTTCATCAGCGGTTGAATGGAGTGAAAAAACAGGCAAAGATTGGAAAGAGTACTGGGATGACACTGTAATACACTTCATAGGTAAAGATATAATTTATCATCATGCGATTTTCTGGCCCGCCCTTTTAATGGCGTATGGTTGCAAACTCCCAGACAATATCATAGCAGGAGAATACCTTTCCCTTGAGGGTAAGAAGATGTCCACGAGCAAAAATTGGGTTGTTTGGACATCAGAATTCTTGGAAAGGTTTGAAAGCGACATTCTAAGATATTATCTTACAATAAATGCGCCTTTGACAAGGGATACTGATTTCTCATGGGAAGACTTCCAAAGAAGGGTGAATGATGAACTAGCAGATATACTAGGTAATTTTCTACATCGCACATTCTCTTTCACCAACAGGTTTTATGATGGTAGGATACCTGAAGCCAATCTAGAAGATGAGGACATTAAAATCATAGAGGATATAAAAAAGGCTAAAGAAAACATTGAAAATGCTATTGAAAGATTCAATTTCAGGGAAGGGCTCGTGGAGATAATAGGCTTGGCAAAGAAAGGTAACAAGTACTTCAACGACCAAGAGCCATGGAAGACCATCAAAGAAGACCCTGAGAGGGCTGCGGCTTGTATATTCACTTGTAACCAGTTAGCCAAGGCAATAGGCTCGTTCTTAAGGCCATACATGCCCAGGAAATCCGCCAAGATACTAGAAATACTCAATTTAGAGGGTGCTTCATGGGACGATGCCACCACCCCAATAAAATCCGGTCATGAAATCAGAAAAGCCAAGCCATTATTCGCCAAGATCCAGGAAAAGATCATAGAAGAGGAGAAGCGCAAACTCCACCAGAAAACAAAAACCCGAGAAGATGTTAACATAGAAGATTTCGCAAAATTAGACCTCAGAGTGGGGAGAATATTAGAAGCCTCCAAGATAAAAGGCTCAGACAAACTACTAAAATTGAAAGTTGATTTAAATGATAGGAAAATCCAAGTAGTGGCTGGCATAGGATCAAAATATTCACCAAATGAACTCATAGGAAAAAAGGTTATAGTACTAGCCAATATAAAACCTACAAGATTATTCGGCATAAAATCTGAGGGCATGATACTCGCAACAGAAGAAAAAATGGGACTATTAACAGTAGAAGATGGTAAAATAGGTGAAAGGATAAAATAA
- a CDS encoding DUF530 domain-containing protein has protein sequence MKMEEPALIAKSEKFLESIKIRKINPDDLIDPKGFIETYTYLRSNLRKLQKIKKRMELKGFKTPYRSMAIYGPPLKGELKAEDLHDIRRQTQYFRMKASLKKNILDRVNSAIASHRIALGHLEEHGALTCEMCRRTFRLGELSENELRECECGSTLQVKFEDGNIKRLEIIPYLPLSGDYMVKISQLTPWARESFKEIIRLLKNEKSGTITSATMIIKVQESGRWVRKRMTIEDIDHIDYEKKLKQQYGPHARIEFIQFHRRKSTIINDRHVRTALALGYSGFIQDFLAKIEDEILKKRLKKPHIVKRYDEIREEAEEYSPTFVREGKELEEIRKRRLEDLLIQEGLADENGNLKPDLKSDLELREKIMNIFSRTPITLILWDIACYYLTTSYDRRSKYAGPFPGLGPVLDRKQVKTFDKMDKEAVKLLKEYGEKIFYIKNLQKLLLKKFEIEEKIKGLHMKINPRAFGAALINLESGIDEKTCANIFSVTLEELKRERENIKALRKPTDKARLFMEMIK, from the coding sequence ATGAAAATGGAGGAACCAGCCCTCATAGCAAAATCTGAAAAATTCCTAGAAAGTATAAAAATTCGGAAGATAAACCCAGACGATCTTATAGACCCTAAAGGTTTCATCGAAACATACACCTATCTAAGATCCAATCTAAGAAAACTCCAAAAAATAAAAAAGAGAATGGAATTAAAAGGATTCAAAACACCATACCGTTCAATGGCAATCTATGGCCCTCCACTAAAAGGAGAGTTAAAAGCAGAGGACCTCCATGACATAAGAAGACAAACACAATACTTTAGGATGAAAGCTTCGCTTAAAAAGAACATCCTCGACAGGGTAAATTCTGCAATAGCATCCCATAGGATAGCATTAGGCCACCTTGAAGAACACGGCGCTTTAACTTGTGAAATGTGCAGAAGAACCTTCAGGCTTGGCGAATTATCAGAAAATGAACTTAGAGAATGTGAATGTGGCTCCACCCTCCAAGTAAAATTCGAGGATGGGAATATAAAACGTCTTGAAATAATACCATACCTCCCACTTTCAGGAGACTATATGGTTAAGATCTCCCAATTAACCCCATGGGCCAGGGAATCTTTCAAAGAGATTATAAGACTCCTAAAGAATGAGAAAAGTGGGACTATAACCTCAGCGACCATGATCATTAAAGTCCAAGAATCTGGGCGCTGGGTCAGAAAAAGGATGACCATCGAAGACATTGACCACATCGACTATGAGAAGAAATTAAAACAACAATACGGACCCCATGCGAGGATAGAATTCATACAATTTCACCGCAGAAAATCCACAATAATCAATGATAGACACGTTAGAACAGCGCTAGCACTAGGCTATTCTGGCTTCATCCAAGATTTCCTAGCTAAAATAGAAGATGAAATCCTTAAAAAGAGATTAAAAAAACCTCATATAGTTAAAAGATATGATGAAATACGTGAAGAGGCCGAGGAATATTCACCAACGTTTGTAAGGGAAGGTAAAGAGCTTGAAGAAATCCGAAAAAGAAGACTTGAAGACCTTCTCATCCAAGAGGGTCTGGCAGATGAAAATGGAAATCTAAAACCAGATCTTAAATCAGACTTAGAACTGAGAGAGAAAATAATGAATATTTTCTCAAGAACTCCCATAACACTAATACTATGGGATATAGCATGTTATTATCTTACAACATCCTATGACAGAAGAAGTAAATATGCGGGCCCATTCCCAGGTTTGGGCCCGGTCCTAGACCGTAAACAGGTTAAAACATTTGATAAAATGGATAAAGAAGCTGTTAAACTCCTCAAGGAATATGGTGAGAAAATATTTTATATAAAAAATCTTCAAAAATTATTATTGAAAAAATTTGAGATAGAAGAAAAAATAAAAGGCTTGCACATGAAAATCAATCCAAGGGCATTTGGAGCCGCTCTAATCAACCTGGAATCTGGTATAGATGAGAAAACATGTGCTAATATATTTTCTGTGACATTAGAGGAGTTAAAGAGAGAAAGAGAGAATATAAAGGCTCTTAGAAAACCTACAGACAAGGCCAGGCTCTTCATGGAAATGATCAAATAA
- a CDS encoding helix-turn-helix domain-containing protein — protein MIILARKIHINQPLTSRRIIEVLEKNPELEKITCPPSLYDRIPPKYLKALKNLGIKVEPRRRRKYAEKDVKMIRKLISEGKTPKEIASITKIPIKTIYYLKGDMKLKRGPKPKYDKITRMRVRKMAEEGVPAKKIAEKFNIPLRTVYYIIKKG, from the coding sequence GTGATCATATTGGCTAGGAAAATACATATAAACCAGCCATTAACTTCACGTAGAATAATAGAAGTCCTTGAAAAAAACCCCGAGCTTGAAAAGATCACATGCCCGCCCAGCTTATATGATAGAATCCCACCAAAGTACCTCAAAGCCCTCAAAAACCTAGGGATAAAAGTAGAACCTAGAAGACGGCGAAAATATGCTGAAAAGGATGTGAAGATGATCAGAAAACTTATAAGCGAAGGTAAAACCCCAAAAGAAATAGCGAGTATAACAAAGATACCCATCAAAACCATATACTACCTTAAAGGGGACATGAAACTCAAAAGGGGTCCAAAGCCCAAATATGATAAAATCACGAGGATGCGCGTACGTAAAATGGCAGAAGAAGGCGTGCCCGCGAAAAAAATAGCTGAAAAGTTTAATATACCCTTAAGGACAGTCTATTATATAATCAAAAAAGGGTGA
- a CDS encoding glycosyltransferase 4 family protein — protein sequence MPRLINKLRNANVVGKDIHKISKPIVAEMGGIGILFGFIIGMFIAICTFPKLHYELMVTLLVIILVGLVGMVDDLVRLSSKEKLFLLFLAGLPLIWVAPPNVGILYLISMPIAVSIASNLTNMLAGLNGIESGLGSIAMISLTASCIIMGKYDVSLITMTMLGSLLAFLIYNRYPSRVFPGDVGTLIIGACIAAVAFIGRIKSIAFIVLLPNIIDSILKFYSAGVMERHQHAPTRVTEDGRLVAPPEGFNSLIRWILRKPMKEKHVVLIVWFIGILFGSLGILLAFILPLDPI from the coding sequence ATGCCAAGATTAATAAACAAGCTAAGGAATGCTAACGTGGTCGGTAAAGACATCCACAAGATTTCCAAGCCAATAGTCGCCGAAATGGGTGGTATTGGAATACTATTCGGATTCATAATAGGAATGTTCATAGCAATCTGCACATTCCCAAAACTTCATTATGAACTCATGGTAACCTTACTTGTTATCATACTAGTCGGCCTCGTGGGTATGGTAGACGACCTTGTAAGGCTATCATCAAAGGAAAAATTATTCCTCTTATTCTTGGCTGGACTCCCACTTATATGGGTGGCCCCACCTAACGTGGGTATACTATATCTTATAAGCATGCCGATAGCAGTTTCCATTGCTTCGAACCTCACCAACATGTTAGCTGGCTTGAATGGGATCGAATCAGGATTAGGATCTATAGCTATGATATCACTCACGGCATCCTGTATAATAATGGGAAAATATGACGTTTCACTCATTACAATGACAATGTTAGGTTCGCTGTTAGCCTTTCTAATATACAATCGTTACCCCTCACGTGTATTTCCAGGAGATGTTGGTACACTTATAATAGGGGCATGTATAGCTGCTGTGGCATTCATAGGACGTATAAAGAGCATAGCATTCATCGTATTATTGCCCAATATAATAGATTCTATCCTGAAATTCTATAGTGCGGGTGTGATGGAGAGGCATCAACACGCCCCTACAAGGGTTACAGAAGATGGTAGACTCGTAGCCCCCCCAGAGGGGTTCAATTCGCTTATAAGATGGATACTTAGAAAACCCATGAAGGAAAAACATGTTGTACTCATCGTATGGTTTATAGGAATATTATTCGGCTCCCTTGGAATACTATTAGCATTTATATTACCCCTTGACCCGATATAA
- a CDS encoding lipopolysaccharide assembly protein LapB, producing the protein MISILGLFDLFGRGRSLEDYIRRLQELWEEEFDILLSIAGYYLDEGEHENAMEYLEKAFKVAVEMDDKELEAVVLDFMGDVYLDKREMDIAIEYFKEAFKIYSSIKSPRKAEMKEKISEVEKMKEAIEMAELHKKFEETPKIFEPGKLEVDIDKIIPKLRTLLGRLESEYKPSEGTIEELKEALDIATAINDESGEASILLTLGTRSFEDKNYDDAFNYFERAAEIFAKKGNKMPLGVVNVFLGVIHFIKGNEEEALENFRNAIKLFGSSDDSKASRLVADICRLLYRVKG; encoded by the coding sequence ATGATATCAATATTGGGCCTATTTGACCTATTTGGAAGAGGAAGGTCATTAGAAGATTATATTCGTCGCCTCCAAGAATTATGGGAAGAAGAGTTCGATATTTTGTTATCCATAGCAGGATATTATCTTGATGAGGGTGAACATGAGAATGCTATGGAATACCTTGAAAAAGCGTTTAAAGTAGCTGTTGAAATGGATGATAAGGAACTAGAAGCTGTTGTACTCGATTTTATGGGTGATGTTTACCTAGATAAGAGAGAGATGGATATTGCTATTGAGTATTTCAAGGAAGCATTCAAAATTTATTCTTCAATTAAATCACCCCGCAAAGCTGAGATGAAAGAGAAGATAAGCGAAGTTGAGAAGATGAAAGAAGCCATAGAAATGGCCGAATTGCATAAAAAATTTGAAGAAACCCCAAAGATTTTTGAACCGGGAAAGTTAGAAGTTGATATCGACAAGATAATCCCAAAGTTGAGAACATTACTTGGACGTCTAGAATCAGAATACAAACCATCTGAGGGCACCATTGAAGAGTTGAAAGAGGCCCTAGATATAGCTACTGCAATAAATGATGAATCAGGTGAAGCTTCCATCCTCCTAACCCTTGGAACCCGTTCTTTTGAAGATAAGAATTATGATGATGCATTCAATTATTTTGAACGGGCTGCGGAGATATTCGCTAAGAAAGGGAATAAAATGCCACTTGGGGTTGTGAATGTTTTCCTAGGCGTCATACATTTCATAAAAGGGAATGAAGAAGAGGCTTTAGAGAATTTTAGAAATGCAATTAAACTATTTGGAAGTTCAGACGACTCTAAAGCTTCTAGGCTTGTGGCGGATATTTGTAGATTATTATATCGGGTCAAGGGGTAA